One genomic window of Corynebacterium massiliense DSM 45435 includes the following:
- the nagE gene encoding N-acetylglucosamine-specific PTS transporter subunit IIBC produces the protein MDKIMGPLQKLGKALMGAVAVLPVAALMMGVGYFLENKGGEGLSWLADIFQASGGAVLGNLGVIFAIAIAFGLAKDSNGAAALSGFIGFSTVTKLVGPDAIAGYKGIENPEELEGRAALDWAAQGWDSIGPGNVLLGIFTGLLAAWCYNRFHNTKLPDALAFFSGRRLVPIMTALLSIVLAGVFYVGWPLLYNGFFNFGQLIQGMGAVGAGIYGVVNRLLIPTGLHHALNAIFWFDVVGIDDIGKFLDGADTLAAAQHATDAASCPGTWDGATCHVKGVVGQYQAGFFPVMMFGLPGAALAMTLRARPERRKIVGSLMLAGALASFLTGVTEPLEFSFMFAAPLLYVVHAVLMGISMAVASYFDWTAGFGFSAGLFDMLLSSQNPIANKWWMLLVLGVIYFFVYFGIFYLLIGWFKLKTPGAQPDADDEADAESSAESADSAESADSLAGAILAGLGGAENVSALDYCTTRLRTTVKDPAKVDQKALERSGAAGVMRPSKTAVQVVIGPSVQFVYDDVAALIARGSHDAALTGEGSEGELPDGEKSKAVQASPAAADDDSPQECVLGAPFAGEVIALSGVADEAFARGTVGQGFAVVPAADSAREALIVRAPAAGKVMLVPKTQHAVALKTAGGLEVLIHVGLDTVNRGGDGFEALVTRGQKVKAGQPLLLVSASRLIADGVDLTTPVVVTNKKKLGGMTTPEPGDHEAGSPVVRVTPKAAAGAKNRADATQADAVRAGKN, from the coding sequence GTGGACAAGATCATGGGACCGCTGCAGAAGCTGGGCAAGGCGCTGATGGGTGCAGTCGCCGTCCTGCCCGTGGCCGCCCTCATGATGGGCGTTGGCTACTTTCTGGAAAACAAGGGCGGCGAGGGATTGTCCTGGCTCGCCGATATCTTCCAGGCGTCCGGCGGGGCGGTGCTGGGTAACCTTGGCGTCATCTTCGCCATCGCCATCGCGTTCGGTTTGGCCAAAGACAGCAACGGCGCGGCCGCGCTGTCCGGTTTCATCGGCTTTTCCACCGTGACAAAGCTGGTCGGCCCGGACGCCATCGCGGGGTATAAGGGCATCGAAAACCCGGAGGAGTTGGAAGGCCGGGCGGCGCTCGACTGGGCAGCCCAGGGCTGGGATTCCATCGGCCCGGGCAACGTGCTGCTCGGTATTTTCACCGGCCTGCTCGCCGCGTGGTGCTACAACCGTTTCCACAACACCAAGCTGCCGGACGCGCTTGCGTTCTTCTCCGGCCGCCGTCTGGTGCCCATCATGACGGCGCTGTTGTCCATCGTGCTGGCGGGCGTGTTCTACGTGGGCTGGCCGCTGTTGTACAACGGGTTTTTCAACTTCGGCCAGCTCATCCAGGGCATGGGCGCTGTAGGCGCCGGCATCTATGGCGTGGTCAACCGCCTGCTCATCCCGACCGGCCTGCACCACGCGCTCAACGCCATCTTCTGGTTCGACGTGGTGGGCATCGATGACATCGGCAAGTTCCTCGACGGCGCCGACACCCTGGCCGCCGCGCAGCACGCCACCGACGCGGCGAGCTGCCCCGGCACGTGGGACGGCGCCACCTGCCACGTCAAGGGCGTGGTGGGGCAGTACCAGGCTGGCTTCTTCCCGGTCATGATGTTTGGCCTGCCGGGTGCGGCGCTGGCCATGACGTTGCGCGCCCGGCCGGAACGCCGCAAGATCGTCGGTTCGCTCATGCTGGCCGGCGCGCTCGCGTCCTTCCTTACCGGCGTGACGGAGCCGCTGGAGTTCTCGTTCATGTTCGCCGCCCCGCTGCTGTACGTGGTCCACGCAGTGCTCATGGGCATCTCGATGGCGGTCGCCTCCTACTTCGACTGGACCGCCGGGTTTGGCTTTTCTGCCGGCTTGTTCGACATGTTGCTGTCGAGCCAGAACCCCATTGCGAACAAGTGGTGGATGCTGCTTGTTCTCGGCGTCATCTACTTCTTTGTCTACTTCGGCATCTTCTACCTGCTCATCGGCTGGTTCAAGCTGAAGACACCGGGTGCGCAGCCGGACGCAGACGACGAAGCTGATGCGGAATCTTCCGCAGAAAGCGCCGATAGCGCGGAAAGCGCGGATAGTCTGGCTGGCGCTATCCTCGCCGGGCTGGGCGGCGCGGAAAACGTCTCCGCTCTCGACTACTGCACGACCCGCCTGCGCACCACGGTGAAGGATCCGGCGAAGGTGGACCAGAAGGCGCTGGAGCGTTCCGGCGCGGCGGGGGTTATGCGCCCGTCCAAGACCGCGGTCCAGGTCGTTATCGGCCCGAGCGTCCAGTTCGTCTACGACGACGTGGCGGCACTTATTGCCCGCGGATCCCATGACGCGGCGCTGACCGGGGAAGGCTCCGAAGGCGAGCTGCCGGACGGGGAGAAGTCGAAGGCTGTACAGGCCTCTCCCGCGGCCGCGGACGACGATTCACCGCAGGAGTGCGTCCTCGGTGCGCCATTTGCCGGCGAGGTCATCGCCCTGTCCGGCGTCGCGGACGAGGCCTTTGCCCGCGGCACCGTGGGCCAGGGCTTTGCGGTTGTTCCTGCCGCAGACAGCGCCCGAGAGGCGCTTATCGTGCGCGCGCCGGCGGCCGGCAAGGTCATGCTGGTGCCCAAGACTCAACACGCGGTTGCGCTCAAGACCGCGGGCGGCCTCGAGGTGCTGATCCACGTGGGGCTGGATACCGTCAACCGCGGCGGAGACGGCTTCGAGGCGCTGGTCACCCGCGGCCAGAAGGTGAAGGCAGGCCAGCCGTTGCTGCTCGTTAGCGCCTCCCGCCTTATCGCGGACGGCGTCGACCTCACCACGCCGGTGGTGGTGACCAACAAGAAGAAACTCGGCGGGATGACCACCCCGGAGCCGGGCGACCACGAGGCCGGCAGCCCCGTCGTGCGGGTGACGCCGAAGGCGGCGGCCGGTGCGAAGAACCGGGCTGATGCAACCCAGGCTGATGCAGTCCGAGCGGGGAAGAACTAG